The Polyangium aurulentum genomic interval ACGTCCACCGTGGGAGGCAGCTCGCGAACGAGCTGCCCCTTCGGGCCCTTCACCTCGACGTTACGGCCGTTCACCGTCAGGGTCACGCCCTTCGGCATCTCGACCGGACGCTTGCCAACGCGAGAGGTCTTCGGCGCCTCGGTCTGGCGCGTCGGAGTAGCCGTCTGAAGCATCACCACACCTCACAGAGGAGCTCGCCGCCGAGCTTCAGCCGGCGGGCCTCGCGGTCGCTCATCAGACCGTGAGAAGTGCTCAGGATCGAGATCCCGAGACCGGAAAGCACGCGCGGGATGCGGTCGTGCTTCACGTAGATGCGCCGCCCAGGGCGGGACACGCGGCGGATGCCATCGATCGCGCTCGAGCGGTCACGCCCGTATTTCAGCACGATCGTCAGCTTGCCCGCGCTGCCCTCGCTCGGGCGCACATCGGCAATGTAGCCCTCGGCCTTGAGGATCTCGGCCACGGCTTTCTTGATGTTGCTCGCAGGGATCTCGGTCCGATCATGCCGCGCCAGCGCGGCATTCCGGATCCGGGTCAGCATGTCGGCGATCGGATCGGTCATCATGGCATCACCAGCTCGCCTTGATCACGCCCGGCAGCTCCCCTCGGAGCGCGAACATACGGAGACAGATGCGGCACAGCTCGAAGTCGCGATAGTACGCGCGCGAGCGACCGCAGACCTTGCAACGGTTCCGGTGCCGCACCGCGAACTTGGGCGGCCGGTTCAGCTTGGCGAATTCTTTTGCACGGGCCATCGAACGTTCCTCAATGCCTGAACGGGATCCCAAGCTCCGTGAGAAGGGCTCGCCCCTCCTCGTCGGTGCGCGCACTCGTCACGAACGAGATGTTCATTCCCTTGACCACATCGACCTTGTCGTAGTCGATCTCGGGAAAGATGATCTGCTCGCGCAGACCCATCGTGAAGTTGCCCTTGCCGTCGAAGCCCTTCGGGGACACGCCCTTGAAGTCGCGAACGCGCGGCAGAGAGAAGCTGATCAGGCGGTCGACGAACTCCCACATGCGGTCGGCACGGAGGGTCACCATCACGCCGATCGGCAGGTTCTCGCGGAGCTTGAACGTCGCGATCGACTTGCGAGCGCGCGTGACAACCGGCTTCTGGCCAGAAATCGCCCGCATGTCCTCGACAGCAGAGTCGATGATCTTCGGGTTCCCGACCGCAGCGCCGAGGCCCATGTTGATCACGACCTTCTCGAGGCGCGGCACCATCATCGGGTTCTTGTACCCGAACCGCTTCGAGAGCGCGGCGATCACTTCCTTGCGGTAACGAGACCGCAAGCGCGGCGCGTAGTTCGGGTCGCGCGGCGCCTCGACGGCCTCGACCGGCGCTGCCGTCTTCGCAGCGTCGCCCCTGCCGCCCTTGCCGCCCTTGCCGCCGCCCTTCGCGGACGCACCACCACCGCCCTGCGGTTTCGCAGCCGGCTTGGCGTCCTTCGGGGCCTTCGCGCCCTTGTCCTTGCCCTTGTCGTCCTTCTTGTCTTTGTCCGCCATGGCTCAGCTCGCCGCGATGACCGCGCCGCTCTTCGCGGTGCGCTGCTTCTTGCCTTCGACGTCCTTGACCTTGACCCGCGTCGGCTTACCCGACGTCGGATCAACGAGCATCACCTTGGAGGCGTGCAACGGCGCTTCCTTCGTGATCTTGCCGCCCTGCTGGTTGCGCGGCGTCGGGCGCTGGTGACGGGTCACGACGTTGACCCCCTCGACGACGACCTTGTCGTCATCCGCGAGGACCTTCGTCACGCGCCCCTGCTTGCCCTTGTCCTTGCCACTGATGACCTGCACGAGGTCACCCACGCGGAGCCGAGCCATCACAGCACCTCCGGCGCAAGGGAGATGATCTTCATGAACTTCTTCGCCCGGAGTTCGCGAGCGACCGGCCCGAAGATACGGGTCCCGATCGGCTCCTTCTCCTTGTTGATCAGCACAGCGCTGTTCGTGTCGAACTTGATGTAGCTGCCGTCCGACCGCTGGTACTCGCGCGCCGTGCGCACGACGACCGCGCGCGCCGTGTCACCCTTCTTGACCTTGGTGCCCGGCAGCGCCTCCTTGATGGAGACGACGATGACGTCGCCGAGGCCGGCGTACTTGCGCCGCGAACCGCCAAGCACCTTGATGCACTTGACGACTCGGGCTCCCGAGTTGTCCGCCACCTCGAGATGCGTCGTGACCTGGATCATGGCTACTCCTCCACCGGCCGGGAAATGAGGCGCGTCACGATCCAGCGCTTCTCGCGCGAGATCGGACGGTGCTCCTGGATCTCGACGCGATCACCGACCTTGTACTCGTTCTTCTCGTCGTGCGCCTTGTAGCGCGCGCGCTGGCGAACGTACTTCTTGTAGACCGGGTCCGGCGAGTTGCGGACGACCTCGACCGTGACGGTCTTGTCGCTCTTGTTGCTCGTGACCCGACCGACCAGCTTGCGGCGGAAGCCGTGCGGCTTCTCCTGCGTCGTCGTCGCCGCCGCCGCCTGCTCGCCCGTCGCGGGAGCCTCGTTCGTTGCCATGGCTATGCCTTCCCTCCGGCGGCCTCGTCGCGCACGCGCTGCACGAGGATCGTCTTCACCCGGGCGAGATCCCGGCGCGCCTTTGAGATCGTCGCCGTGTCGTTCAGCCGGTTCGTGTAGTTCTTGAACTTGGCGTCGAACACCTCGCGGGCGAGCGTCTTCTCGAGCTCGCGCAGGTGCTCCGTCGTTCGTTCGCGCAGATCCTTGGCCTTCATGGTGTCACCTCACAGAAGCCCGCGCGCGATGAACTTGCACGCCATGGGGAGCTTGTGCGCCGCGAGCCGGAACGCCTCGCGTGCGACGTCCTCGGTCACGCCAGAGATCTCGTACATGACCCGCCCGGGCCTCACGGCGGCGGCCCACTCCTCCGGAGCGCCCTTTCCGCCACCCATGCGGACCTCGAGCGGCTTCTTCGTGACCGGACGGTCGGGGAAGACGCGGATCCAGAGCTTGCCAGCGCGCTTGACGTGACGCTGGATGGCCATACGCGCCGCCTCGATTTGACGCGCGGTCACGCGGGCCGGCTCGAGCGCCTGCAGGCCGAAATCACCGAAGGACACGTCGCTGCCGGTGGTAGCCACCCCGCGGACGCGGCCCTTCTGCATCTTGCGGAACTTGGTTCGCTTGGGAGACAGCATCGTCCTGCCCTACTGAATCCGGCGCGACTTGCGCTGGAGAACCTCACCCTTGAACATCCACACCTTCACGCCGATGATCCCGACCTTCGTCCTCGCCTCGGCGAGGCCGAACTCGATGTCGGCACGAAGCGTGTGCAGCGGAACGCGACCCTCGCGGTACGTCTCGACGCGGCTCATCTCGCTGCCGCCCAGGCGACCAGCGCAACGGACGCGAATGCCCTTCGCGCCGAACTTCATCGCCGTCGACACGGCCTTCTTCATCGCGCGGCGGAAGGCGATCCGGCGCTCGAGCTGCGTCGCGATGTTCTCCGCGACGAGCTGCGCGTTGGTCTCGGCCTTCCGGACCTCCTGCACGTCGATGAAGACCTCATTGTCCGTGAAGGACGCGACGCCAGGGAACAGCGCCTCACCCTTGCCAGCGCTCCCGACGTTGCCGCCCTTGAGCGTCTCGATGCCCTTGCCGCCCTTGCCAATCACCATTCCCGGACGCGCCGTGTAAACGATGACCTTGGCACGGTTCGCAGCACGCTCGATCTCCACGCCCGCGATGTTCGCGTTGTAGAGATACTGCTTGATCGCCCGCTTGATGCGGATGTCCTCGTGGAGCCACTTCTGGTACGACTTGCCGTCCTCGTACCACTTGCTGCTCCACGTCTTGATGACGCCAACGCGGAAGCCGTACGGATGGGTCTTCTGTCCCATGGGTCCCTTTACTTACGCTCGTCGAGCTCGATCACGATGTGAGAGATGCCCTTAGTGACCCGCGTCGCACGCCCCATGGCGCGCGGGCGCCAACGGCGGTTGAACTTGTTCGGGCCCTTGTCGACCGTCGCCTTGCTGACGAACAGTGCGTCAACATCGGCGCCGCCCTGACGGGCATTCGCGACCGCGCTCTCGATGATCTTGCGGAGCACGGGGGCGCCCGCCTTCTCCGTGAACTGGAGGAGCTGGATCGCCTCGGCCGCATCACGGCCGCGGACGAGATCTGCAATCATGCGAGCCTTGCGCGGAGAGATCCGCGAAAACATCGCACTGGCCTTGCTTAGCATCCGAGAAACCTCGTAGACGAAAGGCCGGGATGGCCCGGGGCGCCCGGTCGTTGGCCTGCCCGGTCGGTCGGCACCTCGTTGCCGCCCACCGGACCCTGCCGTCGTACACCCCAGGAACGCAGCCCGACGTCTTCTGACGAGGAGCCCTCCTCGCGTCACCGGGGGTTGGCCCGCGGCGGCCGAAGAGGCGAACTGCGACCGAGATGCCGTTACGGCTTCGGTTGGAAGCGCAAGCACGTCGCTCACGCTCCCAGGAAAACTGGAGCGCGCTGTCTAGCAGTGCGCCGCAACGTGCGCAAGACCGATCCGCAGAAATTCTTTCTTCCCGTCCCTCGCGATCCAGACCGCTGAACGGATTTGAAGGCTCCGCTGAACGCGCGAAGCGAGAGCACGAACCAGATTTGAAGGGTTCCGGTGACTGGCTCGTAATACCCTGTCGTCACCGCTTCTTGAACGGGTTTTGCGCTCCGGCCCACCCGGCCGGTGCTCTCCCCAAGCGCTTGGAGGATTCGTACGATG includes:
- the rpsH gene encoding 30S ribosomal protein S8, which translates into the protein MMTDPIADMLTRIRNAALARHDRTEIPASNIKKAVAEILKAEGYIADVRPSEGSAGKLTIVLKYGRDRSSAIDGIRRVSRPGRRIYVKHDRIPRVLSGLGISILSTSHGLMSDREARRLKLGGELLCEVW
- a CDS encoding type Z 30S ribosomal protein S14 encodes the protein MARAKEFAKLNRPPKFAVRHRNRCKVCGRSRAYYRDFELCRICLRMFALRGELPGVIKASW
- the rplE gene encoding 50S ribosomal protein L5; this translates as MRSRYRKEVIAALSKRFGYKNPMMVPRLEKVVINMGLGAAVGNPKIIDSAVEDMRAISGQKPVVTRARKSIATFKLRENLPIGVMVTLRADRMWEFVDRLISFSLPRVRDFKGVSPKGFDGKGNFTMGLREQIIFPEIDYDKVDVVKGMNISFVTSARTDEEGRALLTELGIPFRH
- the rplX gene encoding 50S ribosomal protein L24; this encodes MARLRVGDLVQVISGKDKGKQGRVTKVLADDDKVVVEGVNVVTRHQRPTPRNQQGGKITKEAPLHASKVMLVDPTSGKPTRVKVKDVEGKKQRTAKSGAVIAAS
- the rplN gene encoding 50S ribosomal protein L14, encoding MIQVTTHLEVADNSGARVVKCIKVLGGSRRKYAGLGDVIVVSIKEALPGTKVKKGDTARAVVVRTAREYQRSDGSYIKFDTNSAVLINKEKEPIGTRIFGPVARELRAKKFMKIISLAPEVL
- the rpsQ gene encoding 30S ribosomal protein S17; translation: MATNEAPATGEQAAAATTTQEKPHGFRRKLVGRVTSNKSDKTVTVEVVRNSPDPVYKKYVRQRARYKAHDEKNEYKVGDRVEIQEHRPISREKRWIVTRLISRPVEE
- the rpmC gene encoding 50S ribosomal protein L29, whose amino-acid sequence is MKAKDLRERTTEHLRELEKTLAREVFDAKFKNYTNRLNDTATISKARRDLARVKTILVQRVRDEAAGGKA
- the rplP gene encoding 50S ribosomal protein L16, with amino-acid sequence MLSPKRTKFRKMQKGRVRGVATTGSDVSFGDFGLQALEPARVTARQIEAARMAIQRHVKRAGKLWIRVFPDRPVTKKPLEVRMGGGKGAPEEWAAAVRPGRVMYEISGVTEDVAREAFRLAAHKLPMACKFIARGLL
- the rpsC gene encoding 30S ribosomal protein S3, with product MGQKTHPYGFRVGVIKTWSSKWYEDGKSYQKWLHEDIRIKRAIKQYLYNANIAGVEIERAANRAKVIVYTARPGMVIGKGGKGIETLKGGNVGSAGKGEALFPGVASFTDNEVFIDVQEVRKAETNAQLVAENIATQLERRIAFRRAMKKAVSTAMKFGAKGIRVRCAGRLGGSEMSRVETYREGRVPLHTLRADIEFGLAEARTKVGIIGVKVWMFKGEVLQRKSRRIQ
- the rplV gene encoding 50S ribosomal protein L22 — its product is MLSKASAMFSRISPRKARMIADLVRGRDAAEAIQLLQFTEKAGAPVLRKIIESAVANARQGGADVDALFVSKATVDKGPNKFNRRWRPRAMGRATRVTKGISHIVIELDERK